Part of the Anopheles coluzzii chromosome 3, AcolN3, whole genome shotgun sequence genome is shown below.
AGCGCTTGTATTTCAGGCTGCAAGCAATATACTTACATCCTAGCGCGGCGGCATTTTCGAGTCGATTTTTTGAAGTCACGCAACTCACCCAGCAGATTAATACTACAAACACAATACGATTCATGATGATTATATCCtaaaagaggaaaaataacaaacaacaatcaacactaaatatatttatttcatacataAAAAGGGACCCATTGACAGGGGGAAACGGTGCGTATTTCAATAAGAGGAGCTAATTCAATTTATGTTGACTGCTCTAAATAAATTCAGATACTTCTCCCGATAAGTAGTCCGAAGATGCATCATTGTCATCTCTCTCAATTTTGTAAACCTTCTAGGGAAAGCACATTGGGAGCATTCGTAAAAGGATAAATGCACTCCTATGTCTTCCTTCCACATAATCAACCCAGACAACACGCTTGTGGCAATTTATTCCGTCCTAGACTGGAGGCCGTAAAATTCATCTGCTGAACATCTGTACAGAAATTGTGTCTGGAAAAGGGCACGTTCGGTAATTGGACACAGCGTGAAATCAACCACACCGAtgatggaagaagaaaattacCAAGAACACGAAGCAAACAGTGccgaagaagacgaagaaaaagCAACCACGCATGTTTATTCAGTGGAGATGTTTTCCtcgaaatcaaaacaaaatcacccCGGCCAATGCTAGAGAGATCGCACGCACACCACCATGCGATGCACTGCCCACATACATCAGCATTCTATTTTTACGCCTGCGATactcgtgtgtatgtgtgcgcgttCGTGCGCGTGTGTGGTGCGTTTGCCTGGAGCTTTTCGTATGAAGCCGCCTATTGCCCTCACTTACCTGTAGTAGTGTTacactttttttctgtattatgttttgttcaaCACTTCGTATTGCAAAGCGTCGCAGCTCAAACACAACACATCCAAAACACACTCGTCTGACTATCGGCGATTCGAGTGTGTGCGTAAGATCGCCTTGTGCTGCTGTCAAATTCCGAGAAACAGTTTTTACGTCGCTTCCAGGAACAGTAGTTCGAAATTGGAAGATTTCTTTTTCCCGGAAACTAGCTTCACTTTTCGCTTCTGTTACTATTAGCTCTCTCCAAAACTATTCCAATCACGATGCTTTTTAACACAACACTGCAGTAGTTACGAATTCACATCACTTTAGGTCTGATTTTCATCCCACACAGTACACATTCTCGTACGCAACAAGTGTATGAAGATGAACAATCACGGACAATTAGGGGAAAAAACGATCACTGCTCCGCACAATGTACAATCCACACTGTTAACACCAGGCATTAACCTCGACTAGTGGACCCAGAGCTCATTCCGTCCCGTTGAATTGAGCGGAAAATCATTTTCGTTCTGGAAACGCCTTTCTGCATTAGCCTGCCCGTTCCCAGAAGTCCTACGGGTGCCTCAGCAAACGCCACTGTGCTGATCTGTTTCTTTCTCCCACGAACGAAGCGAACCGACTACATCGACGCTCTTTACTCTTCTGTCAGCGATACGTCACACGAACTCCATTCCTGTTTGCTCCGACTCCGCAGACTGCTCCGTATGTATTGGTGCATGTCATTTGTTGTGACAGTTCAGCGATTTGAACTTGAAATCGTTTGCCGCAAATCGAACAATTTATCTACACCGTGGTATTTTTTATCCGGCATGTTAAAAGGATAGTAGTAAGGAATTCAGCTCTAAGCAGAGCTCAAAACATTTGAATGAACCAAACGATTAATCGAAATGTTAAGACTTATTTTTCAAGAGCAACCAAAACGCTAACCGACAAATTGACCTTATTTGCTGGTTTCTAATATTCTTTGTGATGCGAGTTCTTTGATAAAGATACCCCGACAAGACCCCCGAAGCTTTACACTCTTTTCTGTGAATCGATGATTCaagttttgcttcattttcacAATAGGATATTTCTTTCCAGACGCATTCTTCTTCGCTTCGATCCATTAATGCCGGGGCCCTTCGGCCGAAATGCGGCGAAACAAGTGAAACAAACTAAAGCCGTaaacattttgattttattagtACAATGTTTCACTAACGCAGTACATTTTGTAATCCTTCAGCCATCGATCCATGACGATCGATTTACAAACTAGAGAGTTTAGCTACTCCAAACATTgcatttccattccatttctcGTAGCTGTTTGTATACATTAATATATTCATTATAACTTTCAAAATAGACGTCTACATTCCACAAACTGTGTATAATGTATAAAAGGAACATATACGTATTATGTACTTATTGTTTTGCAACAAACAGACTTTTCCGTTAACACGAGTTTACTTTCCGACCGGAACGGAGTTCCGGACCGGTATTACTTTCTTTGTGTGTAGCTCGAGCCCTGCACCGAGCCTGGACCGTGGTTGACCATGTATTGAGCGTAAAACAGCAGAATATAAAGCAATAGATAAAAGTTAACTGTAAACAACACATGATCAGGGTAAACTCCGCCGCCCCGCCTGGGCAGAATCACCCCATGTTTAGGCCGTAATGTAATATTCACgcttatttttacaattctcCCGAGCAATGTAGCACAGCGCGATGCAAATCAGAATGGCAATGATGATTCCCATTCCTATGCTCACGTACATAATTTCTTCGTTGATTCCTGCGTAAGAACGCCctgaaaacaaaagcatacACAAATGCATTAAATCAAGAAGATAACATGTTACGGAAGTGAAATACATACCATCGGAGTACCCGTTCCCGTAACCAAGACGACCTGTAACACGCCCTAAAACGAATGAAGCATAAGTTACCGTATGAAGTACTGTGGAAGGacatgttttgttatttaatgCGAAATAAGAGCTAGGCTCTCGCACCTCCAACCGCCATGCTTTGTGCTTGCGTTAGCGTTTGTAATTAAAGGTTGCTAGGACGATGGTGCTTCCGCTATGCCTAGGTGATAACAAGTGTAGAAACTGGGATGAATGCA
Proteins encoded:
- the LOC120955296 gene encoding uncharacterized protein LOC120955296; translated protein: MAVGGRVTGRLGYGNGYSDGRSYAGINEEIMYVSIGMGIIIAILICIALCYIARENCKNKREYYITA